A genome region from Euphorbia lathyris chromosome 4, ddEupLath1.1, whole genome shotgun sequence includes the following:
- the LOC136228069 gene encoding chlorophyll a-b binding protein 7, chloroplastic, whose amino-acid sequence MALQLLQPQPSLSSISSHSSSFFSQQSKFFSPRPRKILLTTNSTSTCKASWQELAGVLVFSAIPFTAVKAIANSPLGETLQRRLEERKKVAVLESSKFKDSAAIARKESLWYGEERPRWLGPIPYKYPVYLTGELPGDYGFDVAGLSKDSAAFERYFNFEILHARWAMLAALGALIPEVLDLSGAFHFVEPVWWRVGYSKLKGDTLDYLGIPGLHIAGSQGVIIIAICQALLMVGPEYARYCGIEALEPLGIYLPGDINYPGGALFDPLNLSRDPVAFEELKVKEIKNGRLAMVAWLGFYAQAAFTGKGPIQNLLEHISDPFHNNLLSVLKFM is encoded by the exons ATGGCTCTGCAACTCCTCCAGCCACAACCTTCACTCTCTTCAATTTCATCCCATTCTTCGTCTTTCTTCTCTCAACAATCAAAATTCTTCTCCCCTAGACCTCGGAAAATCCTTCTCACTACCAATTCTACTTCAACCTGCAAAGCTTCATGGCAAGAG CTTGCTGGAGTTCTGGTATTCTCGGCAATTCCGTTCACGGCAGTGAAAGCCATCGCCAATAGCCCTTTGGGAGAAACGCTGCAGAGGCGATTGGAGGAGAGGAAGAAAGTTGCCGTCCTAGAATCTTCCAAGTTCAAGGATTCAGCCGCTATAGCCCGTAAGGAGAG CTTGTGGTACGGAGAAGAACGCCCTCGCTGGCTTGGTCCCATTCCATACAAGTACCCTGTGTATCTTACTGGAGAACTGCCTGGAGATTATGGCTTTGATGTTGCAGGTTTGAGCAAGGATTCTGCAGCTTTCGAGAGATACTTTAA CTTTGAAATACTTCATGCTCGTTGGGCTATGCTTGCTGCCCTTGGTGCTCTGATTCCAGAAGTACTAGATTTATCAGGCGCCTTTCACTTTGTTGAACCTGTGTGGTGGCGAGTCGGCTATTCGAAGCTCAAG GGAGATACACTCGACTATCTTGGCATCCCAGGACTCCACATAGCTGGAAGCCAAGGAGTGATAATTATTGCTATTTGCCAAGCCCTTCTCATG GTTGGACCAGAATATGCAAGATATTGTGGAATAGAGGCATTGGAGCCATTGGGAATTTACCTTCCAGGGGATATTAATTATCCAGGAGGGGCACTTTTTGACCCCCTAAACCTCTCGCGTGATCCGGTAGCTTTTGAGGAGCTGAAGGtgaaagaaattaaaaatggaCGGTTAGCAATGGTTGCATGGCTTGGCTTTTATGCTCAAGCAGCATTCACAGGTAAAGGTCCTATTCAGAATCTCCTTGAGCACATTTCTGACCCATTTCACAATAATTTGTTATCTGTGCTCAAGTTCATGTGA
- the LOC136227254 gene encoding protein DETOXIFICATION 43-like produces MAENGALQLATTRKWRIPLLIFFKDARNVFKMDEIGVEILRIAVPAAMALAADPVASLIDTAFIGHLGAVEIAAVGVSIAIFNQASKVTILPLVNITTSFVAEEDTFQRNDQAAKNSAKTDAKKEVIEKGFVTINDNKDSDDCINLKKSKKGKRHIPSASTALICGGILGLLQAILLIFCAKPLLSIMGVKSDSPMITPARKYLTLRALGSPAVLLSLAMQGVFRGFKDTKTPLYATIIGDVTNVILDPIFIFICGLGVSGAAIAHVLSQYLMSLILLWRLMKEVDLLPPSGKDLQFGRFLKNGFLLLVRVIAATICVTLAASRAARLGPSPMAAFQVCLQVWMTSSLLADGLAVAAQAIIASAFADKDYQKATTTATRVLQMSFFLGVGLAVVVGVGLYLGDGIFSKDPSVVHIIAIGIPFVAGTQPINSIAFVFDGVNYGASDFSYSAYSMVLVAIASIGSIFVLFKAAGFVGIWVALTIFMALRTFAGVWSIRSCSVDYSIL; encoded by the exons ATGGCAGAAAATGGTGCTTTGCAATTGGCAACTACGAGAAAATGGAGGATTCCTCTCCTAATTTTCTTTAAAGATGCAAG AAATGTTTTTAAGATGGATGAAATTGGTGTGGAGATACTAAGGATTGCAGTACCTGCTGCTATGGCTTTGGCTGCTGATCCTGTTGCTTCTTTGATTGACACTGCTTTCATCGGTCATCTCG GAGCAGTGGAAATAGCAGCAGTAGGAGTATCAATCGCCATATTCAATCAAGCATCAAAGGTTACCATTCTTCCATTAGTGAACATAACAACTTCTTTTGTAGCAGAGGAAGATACTTTTCAAAGGAATGATCAAGCTGCTAAGAATTCAGCTAAAACTGATGCAAAAAAAGAAGTCATAGAGAAAGGATTCGTGACTATCAACGATAATAAAGATTCAGATG ATTGCATTAATTTGAAAAAGAGTAAAAAGGGGAAAAGACATATTCCTTCAGCATCAACAGCATTAATTTGTGGAGGAATTCTTGGTCTTTTACAAGCGATTCTTCTCATTTTCTGTGCAAAACCTCTTCTTAGTATCATGGGTGTCAAATCT GATTCCCCGATGATAACTCCAGCTAGGAAGTACTTGACCTTAAGAGCATTAGGCTCCCCTGCAGTCCTTCTCTCACTAGCAATGCAAGGAGTTTTTAGAGGTTTTAAAGATACTAAAACTCCTCTTTATGCTACTA TAATTGGAGATGTAACAAATGTGATTTTGGATCCAATATTTATCTTCATCTGCGGGTTAGGGGTCAGTGGTGCAGCCATAGCTCATGTTCTTTCCCA ATACTTGATGTCACTTATCTTGCTATGGAGGCTCATGAAAGAAGTAGATCTGTTGCCACCAAGTGGCAAAGATTTGCAATTCGGTCGATTTCTAAAAAATG GTTTTCTGCTGTTGGTAAGAGTGATAGCAGCAACAATATGTGTAACGTTGGCAGCATCAAGAGCAGCAAGGTTAGGTCCATCACCTATGGCTGCCTTCCAGGTCTGCTTACAGGTTTGGATGACATCTTCACTTCTTGCCGATGGATTAGCTGTAGCTGCTCAG GCAATTATAGCTTCTGCATTTGCTGATAAGGATTACCAGAAGGCAACAACCACGGCAACACGGGTTCTACAG ATGAGCTTTTTTCTTGGGGTTGGGCTTGCGGTGGTTGTTGGAGTAGGTCTCTACTTGGGTGATGGAATATTTTCAAAAGATCCTAGTGTTGTTCATATTATAGCCATAGGCATCCcg TTTGTGGCAGGCACCCAACCTATCAATTCAATTGCGTTTGTGTTTGATGGAGTAAACTATGGAGCTTCTGATTTTAGTTATTCTGCATATTCCATG GTTCTTGTAGCCATAGCAAGCATTGGATcaatttttgttctttttaaagCTGCTGGTTTTGTTGGAATATGGGTTGCTTTAACTATCTTCATGGCCCTACGCACATTTGCTGGTGTATGgag tattcGTAGTTGTTCTGTAGATTATTCTATTCTTTAG
- the LOC136227255 gene encoding anthranilate synthase alpha subunit 1, chloroplastic-like, translating into MAFSLLTATAGSRSYVSSVRPLKCVSLLDFSAVPDPSDFAKAAKRGNVVPLHSCIFSDQLTPVIAYRCLVKEDDRETPSFLFESVEPGSKVSTVGRYSVVGANPSIEIVARENKVSIMDHEVGTLTEEFVEDPMVIARRISEGWKPQIVCDLPDAFCGGWVGYFSYDTVRYIENDNLPFSRAPKDDTNLPDIHFGLYDDIIVFDHVHKKVHVIHWVIHWVMMDRYTSIEYAYSDGIHQLQKLVARLQNIDPHKLSRAIVQFETRNFSPTLTDSNMTREEYMELVSKAKKHIVSRDISRVFLSQCFERRTFANPLQVYRALRVVNPNRYMSYLQARGCILVTSSPHILTRVNKNKIINKPLSGTMRRGRTTEEDEMLEMKLRNDPKQYEEHSILVDSGLNDIGKVAKPGSLAVDNLMNIERYSHVMHLSSTITGELRNGLSYWDALRAALPLGTVCGDPKVKAMELIDKLEVTRRGPYGGGFGSVSFTGELDMALSIQTMVFTARSRFDRMYSYEDVNKQRGEWIAHIQTGQSIVADSDLDYKHWECENKAIDLARAIDLAEQLFPNFGVLKRELERYLSYN; encoded by the exons ATGGCTTTCTCTCTTCTCACTGCCACCGCCGGCTCTCGGAGCTACGTCTCATCTGTCCGGCCGCTGAAATGCGTTTCCCTCCTTGACTTTTCTGCCG TTCCAGATCCATCAGATTTCGCAAAAGCAGCCAAACGTGGAAATGTAGTACCACTTCATAGCTGCATATTCTCCGATCAGCTAACTCCGGTGATTGCTTACCGGTGTTTGGTTAAGGAAGATGATAGAGAGACTCCAAGCTTCCTTTTTGAGTCTGTGGAGCCTGGTTCTAAGGTTTCAACTGTT GGAAGGTATAGTGTTGTTGGAGCTAATCCATCGATTGAAATTGTGGCGAGAGAAAATAAAGTTTCAATTATGGATCATGAAGTAGGGACTTTAACGGAGGAGTTTGTTGAAGATCCGATGGTAATTGCGAGAAGAATTTCTGAGGGATGGAAACCCCAAATTGTTTGTGATCTTCCAGATGCTTTCTGTG GTGGTTGGGTTGGCTATTTCTCATATGACACGGTGCGATATATAGAGAACGATAACCTTCCGTTTTCAAGGGCTCCTAAAGATGACACAAACCTTCCGGACATACACTTTGGCCTATATGATGATATCATTGTATTTGATCATGTGCATAAG AAAGTACATGTAATCCATTGGGTAATCCATTGGGTTATGATGGATAGATACACGTCAATAGAATATGCCTACTCAGATGGCATTCACCAATTACAAAAATTGGTTGCAAGGTTACAGAATATTGATCC TCACAAGCTATCCCGTGCAATTGTACAATTCGAAACTCGAAATTTCAGTCCAACATTGACCGATTCGAACATGACAAGGGAAGAGTACATGGAATTAGTTTCTAAAGCAAAAAAGCATATAGTCTCCAGAGACATATCACGGGTATTTTTAAGTCAGTGTTTCGAACGAAGAACATTTGCCAATCCGCTCCAAGTGTATAGGGCCTTGCGAGTTGTTAATCCAAATCGGTACATGTCCTATTTGCAA GCAAGAGGATGTATTTTAGTCACCTCAAGTCCTCATATTCTTACCCGTGTCAATAAG aataaaataattaataagcCATTGAGTGGGACAATGAGAAGAGGAAGGACAACCGAAGAGGATGAAATGTTGGAGATGAAACTTCGAAATGATCCAAAGCAGTATGAAGAACATTCAATTCTTGTGGATTCAGGCTTAAATGACATTGGAAAG GTAGCGAAGCCTGGCTCTCTGGCAGTTGACAATCTTATGAACATTGAAAGATATTCTCATGTAATGCACCTAAGTTCGACG ATCACAGGAGAATTAAGGAATGGACTTTCCTATTGGGATGCTTTACGGGCCGCTTTGCCACTTGGAACTGTATGCGGAGATCCCAAG GTTAAGGCTATGGAGTTGATAGACAAATTGGAGGTGACCAGGCGAGGCCCCTATGGTGGGGGTTTCGGGAGTGTATCATTTACAGGAGAGCTAGACATGGCGCTAAGTATACAGACAATGGTGTTCACAGCAAGATCGCGATTTGATAGAATGTATTCTTATGAAGATGTTAACAAACAACGGGGTGAATGGATTGCTCATATCCAAACTGGTCAAAGCATTGTGGCTGATAGTGATCTAGATTACAAGCACTGGGAATGCGAGAACAAGGCTATTGACCTTGCTCGCGCTATTGACTTGGCAGAGCAGCTTTTCCCCAATTTTGGGGTTCTGAAAAGAGAATTAGAACGTTATTTGAGTTACAATTGA